A region of the Sphingobium yanoikuyae genome:
GCAGGCCCTTAGCCGCCTGACTGCGGGCGTAGAGCCACTGGCCGATGCCGATCAGGACGATGATCGCCGGGAAGATCGCCGCGCCCGCGCCCTTCACCGCCAGCAGGTCGGTGCCGAGGAACGTGTATCCGAACTGGACGATCACCGCGAGCAGCGACAGCAGGAACAGCGGCACGGCGACGCGACGGCGCAGCAGCAGGGCGATTGCGCCCAGCGTGCCGGCGCCCACCGCCACCGCATAGACGGCCCAGGCCCAGCCGGGCATCTGGGCAAAGGCGCGTGCGGTGTCAGGATCGGTTTTGGCGAGTTCGCCAAGATCGGCGCCATATTGCATGACGAAGGCAGCGACCCCCATCAGGTTCCATAGCAGCAGGATGACGGCGATGATGACGAAGGATGCCGGTGCGCGCATGATGCTTCCCCTCCTGGGCCGCGTCTGCTTGCCGGGCGCGGCATCTGTCATCATATAGCCTGTCCCGGCCGGGCGAAAGTCCGCCATCGCGTTGCAGGGAGGCGGTTCTGGCTGATCCGATCATTGTCACCGCGCTGCTGGGCGCCGCCGATTTCGCCTGGGCGGATGGCTTGCGCCGCGCCCATTTTCCGCCCGAACGCAATCAGGTGCCGGCGCATGTCACCCTGTTCCATCATCTGCCGCCTTCGCTGCTGCCGGAACTCAGGACGCGGATGAAACAGATATGCGCCGGCCCGGCGCCACGGGCGCGGCTGGGCGATGTGTTGCTGCTGGGGCAGGGGGTCGCCTATCGCATCGACAGTCCCGATCTGGCGGCGTTGCGTGGCGAATTGGCGGACGCCTTCACAGGCCTGCTGACGCCGCAGGACCAGGCCGGCTTTCGCCCGCATCTGACCGTGCAGAACAAGGTGGAGCCCAGGGTCGCGCGGGCGCTGGCCGACCGATTGCGCGCCGATTTCCATCCCCGCCCGCTGGCGATCGCGGGCCTGGCCGCCTGGCACTATCGCGGCGGACCATGGGAACTGGCAAGCGAGACCCGGTTTCGGGGGTAGCGACGGCAGAATGGGGACGACAGATAGCCCCTCCCTTTCAGGGAGGGGTTGGGGTGGGTGGCGAGCGCAGCGAGATTCTGCCCGATCGACCGTAGGCCGCCGCTATGCGGCGCACCCACCCCCGGCCCCTCCCTGAAAGGGAGGGGAGTGGGAAACGTCAGATTCTGCTCGCATCGCGCCCGTTTGCCGGTCATTCTGGCCTCATGAACAAGGGCGTCTTAGCTCAAGCTACGATCCGCGCCAGCGAGGCGCTGGACGCCGTGTATCGCACTTTCGAGATGCCGGCGCCGTCAACGATCGAAGGCTGCCCTTGCTGTATCGATACGCGCGGCACCGATGTCTTGCTCGCTACCCCATTGCGTGAAATCAGCGGCATGGCTCTCTGGCGCTATGTTTCGGGTGCGTTCTTGACGGTTGGTGACGAGCAGGACTTTCGCTATCTGCTGCCGCGCATTCTGGACGTTTCAGTGTCTGATCCAGCGAATGCCAACAATCCCGAGATAGTGCTGGGCAAGCTGTCGCTCGCGGGATGGGACTCCTGGCCACCGCATGAAAAAGCTGTGATCGAAATGTTCGTCGGAGCGTGGTTTGAACTGGCCCTGGCGAGCGATCTTGCAGAAGCAGATGAAGGTTGGATCGGATGGGCTGCCGAGAGCGTTCTTTGTGGCGCGGCTCGAGCCGGGGTGCAGCTAGACCGCTGGCTACTGCGATTGGCTGCGCCAGACGTCGCGCCGGTTCTGGCTGACATTCGTGATAGGTTCCCACGCGAGCCATCGGGCTTTTGGGAAGATGTTCCCTGGGCCTTTCATGCGGTGCGAGTATTTTTGGATCAAGGACGAGCCTAGATCAGCATTCGTCCGATCGGGGCATCCGACTTTCGACTTGCCGCTCAAAGGAGCGACGGGTTCAAAAAAAAGCGGGAGATTCCGATTATCGAGCGCGCTAAGCGGCCGGCTTCCCTACTCGGCATATTTCTGGTCCACCCTGTGGGATGGAATTGGCCGCTCCCATTGCCCCGATATCGACCTTGCTGCAGCGTCCTGCCGCAACAAGTCTGTCGCGTCCTGGTCGCCTGATCGTCGCTTCGCTGGCGCGTCGGTGTCGCTTCACAGGCGCGCGATTGTCGCGCCGCCGTCGCTTTCCGATGACCCTAAGCAGGGAAAATGGCGAAAAACGGGGCGACGACACTGTGAACTTCGTAGGAAAATCCGACTGTCGCGTCGTCGCCGACCGATCAGGCCAGGCCCACTTCCTTGAGCGGGATGCCGGCATCGGCCAGTTGTGCAGGATCGAGATGCGCGGCGGACAGCACATGGGCGCGGCCCTGGACATAGTCCTTGACCGCATTGACGCAGTCGAGCGCGATCAGCTTGCCGCCCTTCAGATAGACGACCGAGAAACTGCGGGTGGCGGGATCGCCGCGCAGTACCGTCTGGTCGAAACCGGTCGAGAGGCCCACGGTCTGGAGCTTGAGATCATATTGGTTCGACCAGAACCAGGGGACGGCGTCATAGGCTTCTTCCTTGCCGAGGATGTGGGCGACGGCGGTCTTGGCCTGGTCATTGGCGTTCTGAACGGATTCGAGGCGCATCTGCGCGCCGCCGGCAAAGCGGTTGGCGTGGGATGCGCAATCGCCCACGGCATAGATATCGGGCAGCGAGGTTCGGCAATATTCGTCGACATCGACGCCATTGCCGCCGGCCGCGCCCGCCGCGATCAGCGGGCCGGTTTCGGGCACGATGCCGATGCCCACGATCACCATGTCGGTCTCGATCCGCTCGCCATCCTGCATCAGCACCGCGGTGGCCCGGCCGTCCTCGACCGCGATACAGTCCATCTTCGCGCCGGTGCGCAGATCGACGCCATGGGCGCGATGTTCCGCCTCATAGAAGCGCGAGAGATCCTCGCCCGCGACGCGGGCCAGCACCCGGTCGAGCGCTTCGAGCAGGACGACGGTCTTGCCGAACTTGGAGAGGACGGCGGCCGCCTCCAGCCCGATATAGCCGCCGCCGATGATGGTGACATGGTTCACGCTGTCGATCTTCGCCATCATCGCGTCGACATCGTCGCGACGGCGCACGGCATGGACATTGGCGGCTTCGGCGCCGCTGCAGGTGAGCATCCGGGGGCTGCCGCCGGTACACCAGATCAGCTTGTCATAGCCGATTTCCGCGTCGCCGACGGTGACGAACTTGCCGACCGGATCGACGCTCCTGACCCGCTTGCCCAGAAGCATGTCGATCTTGCGCTCGTCCCAGAAGGCGGCGGGGCGGATCAGGATGCGGTCGAAGCTCTTGTCGCCGGCGAAATATTCCTTGGACAAAGGCGGACGCTCATAGGGCGGATCTTTCTCGTCGCCGATCATGCCGACCGAGCCTTCGAAGCCGTGCTGGCGCAGCGAGATCGCCGCCTGCGCGCCGGCATGGCCGGCCCCCACGATCAGAACGTCATAATAGCTCATCCGCCCGCTCATCCTCTTTTATCCGGGGTTTTGCTTGGCGGCATTTGGCGGTGCTGGCAAGCGCCGATGTGGCGGGGCGGGCAAGCGATGCGCGCCAACCATCGTCGGGGCGCTGTGCGCCGATCAGGACATGGTCAGAACGCCTTCATAGGCACGGTCTTCCAGCGCCTTGCCGGCGCCCATGGCGACGCACATCAAGGGCGTGTCGGCGATCCGCACGGGCAGGCCGGTGGCTTCGGACAGCGCCTCGTCCAGCCGGCGCAGCAGCGCGCCGCCGCCGGTCAGGGTGATGCCCTCGTCGATGATGTCGGACGAGAGTTCGGGGGCGGTCTGTTCCAGCGCGGTCATCACCGCCATGACGATCTGGCCGACCGGTTCGGACAGGGCGTCGCAGATTTCCGCTTCGCTGATGGTCATTTCGGCCGGGCGACCATTCACCAGGTCGCGGCCCTTGACGATGATCCGCTCGCCCTCGCCATCGGGCGGGGTCGCGCAGCCGATCGCGCATTTGACGCGCTCGGCGGTGGCTTCGCCGATCATCAGGTTATGGACGCGGCGGATGTGCGAGGCGATCGCGTCGTCCAGCTTGTCGCCGCCGACGCGGGCCGAATTGCTGTAGGCGATGCCGTTGAGCGACAGCACGGCCACTTCGGTCGTGCCGCCGCCGATATCGACCACCATCGCGCCGCGCGGTTCGGTGACCGGCAGGCCGGCGCCGATCGCCGCGGCCATCG
Encoded here:
- a CDS encoding 2'-5' RNA ligase family protein, with protein sequence MADPIIVTALLGAADFAWADGLRRAHFPPERNQVPAHVTLFHHLPPSLLPELRTRMKQICAGPAPRARLGDVLLLGQGVAYRIDSPDLAALRGELADAFTGLLTPQDQAGFRPHLTVQNKVEPRVARALADRLRADFHPRPLAIAGLAAWHYRGGPWELASETRFRG
- a CDS encoding sugar transporter, coding for MRAPASFVIIAVILLLWNLMGVAAFVMQYGADLGELAKTDPDTARAFAQMPGWAWAVYAVAVGAGTLGAIALLLRRRVAVPLFLLSLLAVIVQFGYTFLGTDLLAVKGAGAAIFPAIIVLIGIGQWLYARSQAAKGLLR
- a CDS encoding rod shape-determining protein; its protein translation is MKMPRFFSSTACDMAIDLGTVNTVIHARDRGIVLNEPSVIAIETIRGIRKVKVVGNEAKLMMGKTPANIQAIRPLRDGVIADIDVAEQMIKHFVEKAQDGGRFGRRYDVVICVPTGSTMVERRALRDAASNAGAARVQLIEEPMAAAIGAGLPVTEPRGAMVVDIGGGTTEVAVLSLNGIAYSNSARVGGDKLDDAIASHIRRVHNLMIGEATAERVKCAIGCATPPDGEGERIIVKGRDLVNGRPAEMTISEAEICDALSEPVGQIVMAVMTALEQTAPELSSDIIDEGITLTGGGALLRRLDEALSEATGLPVRIADTPLMCVAMGAGKALEDRAYEGVLTMS
- a CDS encoding NAD(P)/FAD-dependent oxidoreductase — encoded protein: MSYYDVLIVGAGHAGAQAAISLRQHGFEGSVGMIGDEKDPPYERPPLSKEYFAGDKSFDRILIRPAAFWDERKIDMLLGKRVRSVDPVGKFVTVGDAEIGYDKLIWCTGGSPRMLTCSGAEAANVHAVRRRDDVDAMMAKIDSVNHVTIIGGGYIGLEAAAVLSKFGKTVVLLEALDRVLARVAGEDLSRFYEAEHRAHGVDLRTGAKMDCIAVEDGRATAVLMQDGERIETDMVIVGIGIVPETGPLIAAGAAGGNGVDVDEYCRTSLPDIYAVGDCASHANRFAGGAQMRLESVQNANDQAKTAVAHILGKEEAYDAVPWFWSNQYDLKLQTVGLSTGFDQTVLRGDPATRSFSVVYLKGGKLIALDCVNAVKDYVQGRAHVLSAAHLDPAQLADAGIPLKEVGLA